The Dunckerocampus dactyliophorus isolate RoL2022-P2 chromosome 16, RoL_Ddac_1.1, whole genome shotgun sequence genome includes a window with the following:
- the camk2a gene encoding calcium/calmodulin-dependent protein kinase type II subunit alpha isoform X2, producing the protein MSSGVILYILLVGYPPFWDEDQHRLYQQIKAGAYDFPSPEWDTVTPEAKDLINKMLTINPAKRISAAEALKHPWISHRSTVASCMHRQETVECLKKFNARRKLKGAILTTMLATRNFSGGKSGSNKKADGVKESSESTNTTIEDEDTRVRKQDIIKVTEMLIEAISNGDFESYTKMCDPAVTAFEPEALGNLVEGLDFHRFYFENLWSKNSKPVHTTILNPHIHLVGDEAACIAYIRVTQYIDANGTPRTVQSEETRVWHRRDGKWQIVHFHRSGSASTLSN; encoded by the exons ATGTCCTCAG GTGTGATCCTCTACATCCTGTTGGTGGGTTATCCTCCATTTTGGGATGAAGATCAGCATCGTCTGTACCAGCAGATCAAAGCTGGAGCGTACGAT TTCCCATCGCCCGAGTGGGACACGGTGACCCCAGAGGCCAAAGATCTCATCAACAAGATGCTGACCATCAATCCGGCCAAGCGCATCTCGGCGGCGGAGGCGCTCAAACACCCCTGGATCTCT CATCGCTCCACGGTGGCGTCCTGCATGCACAGACAAGAGACGGTGGAGTGTCTGAAGAAGTTCAACGCCCGGCGCAAACTCAAG GGAGCCATCTTGACCACCATGTTGGCCACCAGGAATTTCTCAG GAGGAAAGAGCGGCAGCAACAAGAAGGCCGACGGTGTCAAG GAGTCATCAGAGAGCACAAACACAACCATTGAGGATGAGGACACtagag TGAGGAAGCAGGACATCATCAAAGTGACTGAGATGCTAATCGAGGCCATCAGTAATGGCGACTTTGAGAGCTACAC AAAAATGTGCGACCCGGCCGTGACAGCATTTGAACCCGAGGCTTTGGGGAACCTCGTGGAAGGGCTGGACTTCCAtcgcttttactttgaaaact TGTGGTCCAAGAACAGCAAACCGGTGCACACGACCATCTTGAACCCTCACATCCACCTGGTGGGGGACGAGGCGGCATGCATTGCTTACATCCGCGTGACGCAGTACATCGACGCCAACGGGACGCCACGGACCGTCCAGTCGGAGGAGACTCGAGTTTGGCATCGCCGCGACGGGAAGTGGCAGATTGTACACTTTCACCGCTCAGGCTCCGCCTCCACGCTCAGCAA CTGA
- the sra1 gene encoding steroid receptor RNA activator 1 — translation MDDMYVKPGNQERGWNDPPQFSYGFQMTRGPQRNLLNKRPAVPDVAAPPKTPQSSPPSAPPCGVAPPPAARLTGWMATPSAAVGPVSIQADDDSGQAENEPDLEGVVGVLEQALAACRHEVTPQVCSDMEKRLRLFQDSWTSARLSPAVRRRMRTLSQELQAGRWDQADEIHRSLMVDHVTEVSQWMVGVKRLIAETRKLNPELLDFLKNSEGPVQDSSHRTQDSPDLDPE, via the exons ATGGACGACATGTACGTCAAACCCG GCAACCAGGAACGAGGATGGAATGATCCTCCTCAGTTCTCTTACGGCTTCCAGATGACCCGCGGACCACAGAGGAACCTTCTGAACAAGAGGCCAGCGGTGCCTG ATGTGGCAGCCCCACCCAAGACACCTCAGTCCAGCCCTCCAAGTGCACCCCCTTGTGGTGTAGCCCCACCTCCAGCAG CCCGCCTCACTGGCTGGATGGCCACGCCTTCTGCTGCTGTAGGGCCAGTGAGCATTCAGGCTGACGATGACAGCGGACAAGCAGAGAATGAGCCTGACCTGGAGGGCGTGGTCGGGGTTCTAGAGCAAGCGCTGGCCGCGTGCAGACATGAAGTCACA CCTCAGGTGTGCAGTGACATGGAAAAGAGACTCCGCCTCTTTCAGGACAGTTGGACATCCGCTCGACTGAGTCCTGCTGTGAGGAGACGCATGAGGACATTGTCTCAAG AGCTACAGGCTGGTAGGTGGGACCAGGCCGATGAGATCCATCGATCCCTGATGGTGGATCATGTGACCGAGGTCAGCCAGTGGATGGTTGGTGTGAAACGACTCATTGCTGAGACCAGAAAGCTTAATCCAGAACTCTTAGACTTTCTTAAGAACTCTGAAGGACCAGTGCAGGACtcttcacacagaacccaggaCTCCCCGGATCTGGATCCAGAAtga
- the LOC129169406 gene encoding cysteine-rich and transmembrane domain-containing protein 1-like, whose translation MTGRRREGRRQHVSVIVKRSLTLDVSLGLKMSADHPPPYAPPPQPPAFSPPSGTFPGPAYQTADSSYYHYVTPPPGYQTTYYGVPPSWDAPKPYGGPPKHTVYVVEENQAAGRGGGRGGALKSCLSACSTLLCCCCLWDLLTRNIC comes from the exons ATGACTGGGAGAAGGAGGGAGGGAAGGAGGCAGCACGTGAGTGTGATCGTCAAGAGAAGCTTGACGTTGGACGTGTCTCTCGGGCTGAAG ATGAGTGCTGACCACCCTCCTCCGTATGCCCCGCCTCCCCAGCCCCCAG CCTTCAGCCCACCCTCAGGAACATTCCCTGGCCCAGCGTACCAG ACAGCAGACTCCTCCTACTATCACTACGTGACCCCACCTCCTGGCTACCAGACGACCTATTATGGCGTCCCCCCTAGCTGGGACGCCCCGAAGCCCTACGGGGGTCCACCGAAACACACAG TGTACGTGGTAGAAGAGAACCAGGCGGCCGGCCGTGGCGGTGGCAGGGGCGGTGCCTTGAAGTCGTGCTTGTCGGCGTGCTCCACtctgctgtgttgttgttgtctttggGACCTGCTGACCCGGAACATCTgttga
- the camk2a gene encoding calcium/calmodulin-dependent protein kinase type II subunit alpha isoform X1 yields the protein MATVICTRFTEEYQLYEELGKGAFSVVRRCVKVLSGQEYAAKIINTKKLSARDHQKLDREARICRLLKHPNIVRLHDSISEEAHHYLIFDLVTGGELFEDIVAREYYSEADASHCIQQILEAVLHCHQMGVVHRDLKPENLLLASKSKGAAVKLADFGLAIEVEGEQQAWFGFAGTPGYLSPEVLRKDPYGKAVDLWACGVILYILLVGYPPFWDEDQHRLYQQIKAGAYDFPSPEWDTVTPEAKDLINKMLTINPAKRISAAEALKHPWISHRSTVASCMHRQETVECLKKFNARRKLKGAILTTMLATRNFSGGKSGSNKKADGVKESSESTNTTIEDEDTRVRKQDIIKVTEMLIEAISNGDFESYTKMCDPAVTAFEPEALGNLVEGLDFHRFYFENLWSKNSKPVHTTILNPHIHLVGDEAACIAYIRVTQYIDANGTPRTVQSEETRVWHRRDGKWQIVHFHRSGSASTLSN from the exons ATGGCAACGGTCATCTGCACTCGTTTCACTGAGGAGTACCAACTGTATGAGGAGCTGGGCAA ggGAGCTTTCTCTGTGGTGCGCCGCTGTGTCAAAGTCCTGTCAGGTCAGGAGTACGCCGCCAAGATCATAAACACCAAGAAGCTCTCTGCTCGAG ATCATCAAAAGTTGGACCGCGAAGCTCGAATCTGTCGTTTACTGAAGCACCCGAACATCG TGAGGCTACATGACAGCATCTCCGAGGAGGCTCATCATTACCTCATCTTTGACTT ggTGACAGGTGGGGAATTGTTTGAAGACATTGTAGCCAGAGAGTATTACAGCGAAGCTGATGCTAG TCATTGTATACAACAAATTCTGGAGGCCGTGCTTCACTGTCACCAGATGGGTGTGGTCCACCGAGACCTCAAG CCAGAGAATCTGCTGCTGGCCTCCAAGTCCAAAGGGGCGGCGGTCAAACTGGCTGACTTTGGTCTCGCCATCGAGGTGGAGGGCGAACAGCAGGCCTGGTTTG GCTTTGCAGGAACTCCTGGTTATCTTTCTCCTGAGGTTCTGAGGAAGGACCCGTACGGAAAAGCGGTGGACCTGTGGGCCTGTG GTGTGATCCTCTACATCCTGTTGGTGGGTTATCCTCCATTTTGGGATGAAGATCAGCATCGTCTGTACCAGCAGATCAAAGCTGGAGCGTACGAT TTCCCATCGCCCGAGTGGGACACGGTGACCCCAGAGGCCAAAGATCTCATCAACAAGATGCTGACCATCAATCCGGCCAAGCGCATCTCGGCGGCGGAGGCGCTCAAACACCCCTGGATCTCT CATCGCTCCACGGTGGCGTCCTGCATGCACAGACAAGAGACGGTGGAGTGTCTGAAGAAGTTCAACGCCCGGCGCAAACTCAAG GGAGCCATCTTGACCACCATGTTGGCCACCAGGAATTTCTCAG GAGGAAAGAGCGGCAGCAACAAGAAGGCCGACGGTGTCAAG GAGTCATCAGAGAGCACAAACACAACCATTGAGGATGAGGACACtagag TGAGGAAGCAGGACATCATCAAAGTGACTGAGATGCTAATCGAGGCCATCAGTAATGGCGACTTTGAGAGCTACAC AAAAATGTGCGACCCGGCCGTGACAGCATTTGAACCCGAGGCTTTGGGGAACCTCGTGGAAGGGCTGGACTTCCAtcgcttttactttgaaaact TGTGGTCCAAGAACAGCAAACCGGTGCACACGACCATCTTGAACCCTCACATCCACCTGGTGGGGGACGAGGCGGCATGCATTGCTTACATCCGCGTGACGCAGTACATCGACGCCAACGGGACGCCACGGACCGTCCAGTCGGAGGAGACTCGAGTTTGGCATCGCCGCGACGGGAAGTGGCAGATTGTACACTTTCACCGCTCAGGCTCCGCCTCCACGCTCAGCAA CTGA
- the apbb3 gene encoding amyloid-beta A4 precursor protein-binding family B member 3, translated as MMGKDYMLAIIIVNCDDNIWTDQNLLLDQDLPSGWRTIKDSTGTYYWHVPTGATQWEHPRLNGMPPQQPQPQKDHSGSPNFSADAYRAPGTHRSWWSDDSCSHDDNSQCFSVRSLGWLQVEEDDLSPGRSSLVVSNVIQQLSHCSGNEQHGRLGASGEGRDMMLVLKRDTLTLLDALDRTPLYCQPIVNIRVWGVGSNNGRDFAFVAGDKDSCVLKCHVFHCDAPAKAIAMALHQMCSKMMSDKMATRSLTMESISPEDLPTQVDFLEAVRQQVQKFEVQYVGNLPVSRAMGMEVLNRAIESIMNSTDREQWESTVIHVTDNFLSVFKEGEEPVWECQVRFLSFLGVGHDSHTFAVIVDGGTQRFECHVFWCEPDAGLLSEAVQAACMVQYQKCLVAQTPPPRTRLWHTIPSKVKRANSMDGAAFPPLASRLHNKGSGGGVRRSMMAFLDSLRNKQAAAS; from the exons ATGATGGGCAAGGACTACATGCTGGCCATCATCATTGTTAACTGTGACG ACAACATCTGGACCGACCAGAACCTGCTGCTGGACCAGGACCTCCCCTCTGGCTGGAGAACCATCAAAGACTCCACTGGAACATACTACTGGCACGTTCCCACTGGCGCCACACAGTGGGAGCACCCCCGACTCAATGGGATGCCGCCACAGCAGCCCCAGCCACAG AAAGACCACAGTGGATCACCCAACTTCAGCGCAGATGCTTACAGAGCACCTGGCACACACAG GTCTTGGTGGTCTGATGATTCCTGTAGCCATGATGACAACTCACAG TGTTTTTCCGTgcgctctctgggctggctccaGGTGGAGGAGGATGACTTGTCTCCGGGTCGCAGCAGTCTGGTGGTCAGTAACGTCATCCAGCAGCTGTCTCACTGTAGTGGCAACGAGCAGCACGGCAGGCTGGGGGCCTCGGGGGAG GGTCGTGACATGATGCTGGTTCTGAAGAGAGACACGCTGACCCTTCTGGATGCTTTAGACCGCACCCCCCTGTACTGTCAGCCAATCGTCAACATTCGTGTCTGGGGGGTGGGCAGTAACAATGGCAG AGACTTCGCCTTTGTTGCGGGGGACAAGGACAGCTGTGTGCTCAAGTGTCACGTTTTTCACTGCGATGCCCCTGCCAAGGCCATCGCCATGGCACTGCACCAAATGTGCTCCAAG ATGATGTCAGACAAGATGGCGACCAGGTCGCTCACCATGGAGAGCATCTCGCCCGAGGACCTGCCCACACAAG TGGACTTCCTGGAGGCGGTGCGGCAGCAGGTGCAGAAGTTTGAAGTTCAATACGTGGGCAACCTGCCCGTGTCCCGTGCTATGG GCATGGAGGTGCTAAACAGAGCCATTGAGAGCATCATGAACTCCACTGACCGTGAGCAGTGGGAGTCCACCGTCATTCATGTGACTGacaacttcctgtctgtcttCAAG GAAGGGGAGGAGCCAGTCTGGGAGTGTCAGGTGCGTTTCCTCAGCTTCCTGGGCGTGGGTCACGACAGTCACACCTTCGCCGTGATCGTGGATGGCGGCACTCAGCGTTTTGAGTGTCATGTGTTCTGGTGCGAGCCGGACGCGGGTCTCTTGTCCGAGGCGGTCCAGGCAGCGTGCATG GTTCAGTATCAGAAGTGTTTGGTGGCTCAGACTCCGCCCCCCAGGACCAGACTGTGGCACACAATCCCGTCCAAGGTCAAACGGGCCAACTCCATGGACGGCGCCGCCTTCCCGCCCCTTGCATCCCGTCTCCACAATAAGGGGAGCGGTGGTGGCGTGAGGAGGAGCATGATGGCCTTTTTGGACTCCTTACGGAACAAGCAAGCTGCTGCATCCTAA